The following are encoded together in the Flavihumibacter fluvii genome:
- a CDS encoding SusC/RagA family TonB-linked outer membrane protein — protein MLKFKHYLSIFLVLLSSLAMAQGRTVTGSVSGPGNIPLPGVTVSQKGTKNAAVTNDAGIFSIKVTGTNVVLVMSSIGFASQEVSVPEGTNSIVVSLADASKQLGEVVVTALGVTKSKRNLNYATQTVDTKDLTKARENNLANSLSGKVAGLDVVRSSQGVGSTVRVVLRGDRSFQGNSEALIIIDGIPGGDLGTINPDDIVSMNVLKGSSASALYGSDAQNGAIIVTTKKGSAAKGIAIGINSSYQADKPVNLRDFQNEYAQGSEGQYLKVAEGTWGPKITGQTVENWSLDPADEETYQLKAHPDNYQNFFSTGSTFTNGFSLSGGGEKVQAFFSYNNVNGKGIVDNNLFNRHNFNFRVGGNITEKLSFDTKITYFQQKATNYVRSDEDFANVNRQIIRLPTNIDVDYAASHYQYYNEERELKQNYWNPGSNGGENPYWVKNNTSNFFDASQVKGMGSLTYRFMPNLSLMFRTGINKNTNLSQDRRFFDTYVIANSGYFGMNTNSFQEINNELLLSYSENFGDFNLSANAGGNMKQRKYNELNTFASELVNENVFTFNNAASGKLSSNEGFWEYKKNSVYASADLGFRKSLILSVTGRNDWSSSLPKDNWSFFYGSAGLTAIISDMVKLPEAINLFKLRASIAQTGNDPGPYQTKEYYSITPGGGIAKSQVKPADTLKPEITTGQEYGFDLGMFDNRLGLEFTYYKTNSKNQLVSVRTPPASGYSSKFINAGNVQNSGIEVTLNFIPIRTKDFTWSAYINYAKNENKVIEIAPNSPEFTLRGDFINQTKIIEGRPYGEMYSRGFVRNTAGQIIVKDGIPQVTGAQTVYLGNSRPDWNGGFGNRFTYKDFSLSFLITARMGGRITSFTDAVIDGDGLTGKTLAGRDGFIVDGVNEDGSKNTTSIPAQKYWTALGGRNTPAGEVFTYDASNIRLRELVFTYTIPQRSIEKTKLKGATVSLTGRNLFFFKNSAGGFDPELVVSTDKGSIGTESFCLPYSRTIGINLSLNF, from the coding sequence ATGTTAAAATTCAAACACTATTTGTCAATTTTCCTTGTGCTATTAAGCAGTCTGGCTATGGCACAGGGCAGAACCGTTACGGGTTCTGTTAGCGGTCCGGGTAACATACCGTTGCCGGGAGTTACTGTATCCCAAAAGGGGACTAAAAACGCCGCTGTCACCAATGATGCGGGTATTTTTTCGATTAAGGTAACTGGTACCAACGTCGTTTTGGTAATGTCTTCCATTGGCTTTGCTTCCCAGGAGGTTTCCGTTCCGGAGGGAACCAATTCCATCGTTGTAAGCCTTGCAGACGCCAGCAAGCAATTGGGGGAAGTTGTGGTTACCGCTCTTGGTGTAACGAAAAGCAAACGGAACCTGAACTACGCTACCCAGACGGTAGACACCAAGGATTTGACTAAGGCCCGGGAAAATAACCTGGCTAACTCATTGTCCGGTAAAGTAGCCGGTCTTGATGTAGTAAGGTCTTCTCAAGGTGTTGGATCAACCGTACGGGTTGTTCTTCGTGGTGACAGGTCTTTCCAGGGAAACAGTGAAGCGTTGATAATTATTGATGGAATTCCAGGTGGTGATCTGGGAACCATCAACCCGGATGATATCGTTTCCATGAACGTCCTGAAAGGATCATCGGCCTCTGCATTATATGGTAGTGATGCACAAAATGGTGCCATCATTGTCACTACAAAAAAAGGATCTGCTGCTAAAGGGATTGCGATTGGTATCAATAGTAGTTACCAGGCGGACAAGCCGGTTAACCTGCGTGATTTCCAGAATGAGTATGCACAGGGTAGTGAAGGGCAGTATTTAAAAGTGGCTGAAGGAACATGGGGTCCAAAAATTACCGGTCAAACAGTTGAAAACTGGAGTCTAGATCCTGCAGATGAAGAAACTTACCAGTTAAAGGCGCACCCTGATAACTACCAGAATTTCTTCAGCACCGGATCTACATTTACCAATGGGTTTTCTTTAAGTGGCGGCGGTGAAAAAGTACAAGCCTTTTTTTCTTATAATAATGTAAATGGAAAAGGGATTGTCGATAATAACCTGTTTAACCGCCATAACTTCAATTTCAGGGTTGGTGGTAATATCACGGAGAAATTGTCCTTCGATACTAAAATCACCTACTTTCAACAGAAAGCAACTAACTATGTAAGGTCAGATGAAGATTTTGCGAATGTTAACCGGCAGATTATCAGGCTCCCAACAAATATAGATGTCGATTATGCAGCAAGTCATTACCAATACTATAATGAGGAACGTGAATTAAAACAAAATTACTGGAACCCGGGTTCCAATGGTGGTGAGAATCCTTACTGGGTAAAGAATAATACATCCAACTTTTTTGACGCTTCACAGGTAAAAGGAATGGGTTCATTGACCTATCGGTTTATGCCCAACCTGTCCCTTATGTTCCGCACGGGCATTAACAAAAATACCAACCTGAGCCAGGACCGTAGGTTTTTTGACACTTACGTTATTGCAAACAGCGGGTATTTTGGTATGAATACGAATTCCTTCCAGGAAATCAACAATGAATTATTGCTGAGTTATTCTGAAAACTTTGGCGATTTCAACCTGAGTGCCAATGCCGGGGGTAATATGAAGCAACGCAAGTATAATGAACTAAATACATTTGCCAGCGAACTGGTGAATGAAAATGTCTTCACCTTTAATAACGCCGCTTCTGGTAAGCTTTCTTCCAATGAAGGTTTTTGGGAATACAAGAAAAATTCCGTTTACGCCAGTGCTGATCTTGGATTCAGGAAATCCCTTATTTTAAGTGTTACCGGCCGTAACGACTGGTCTTCATCCTTACCGAAAGATAACTGGTCTTTCTTCTATGGATCTGCTGGTCTTACAGCGATCATTTCAGATATGGTTAAATTACCTGAAGCAATTAACTTGTTCAAGCTGAGGGCTTCTATAGCACAGACTGGTAATGACCCTGGTCCATACCAAACCAAGGAGTATTATTCTATAACTCCGGGTGGTGGTATTGCTAAAAGCCAGGTGAAACCTGCTGATACCCTGAAACCTGAAATTACCACAGGCCAGGAATATGGTTTTGATCTCGGCATGTTTGACAATAGGCTGGGGCTTGAGTTCACTTACTATAAGACAAATTCAAAGAACCAGTTGGTTAGTGTAAGAACGCCACCAGCGTCTGGCTATTCCAGCAAGTTTATCAATGCGGGAAATGTGCAGAACAGTGGTATTGAGGTTACGCTGAATTTCATACCAATCAGGACCAAGGACTTTACCTGGTCAGCATACATCAACTATGCGAAAAATGAAAATAAGGTAATTGAAATTGCACCGAATTCACCGGAGTTCACACTTAGGGGTGATTTCATCAACCAAACCAAAATCATTGAAGGAAGGCCTTACGGGGAAATGTACAGCAGAGGTTTCGTAAGAAATACTGCCGGCCAGATCATAGTAAAGGATGGAATTCCACAGGTAACTGGTGCACAAACCGTTTACCTTGGAAATAGCCGCCCAGATTGGAATGGTGGTTTTGGTAACCGCTTTACCTACAAAGATTTCAGCCTGAGTTTCCTGATTACTGCCCGTATGGGTGGCCGGATCACTTCATTCACAGATGCTGTTATTGATGGTGATGGTCTTACCGGAAAAACACTGGCTGGAAGGGATGGCTTTATAGTTGATGGCGTTAATGAAGACGGATCTAAGAATACAACTTCCATTCCTGCCCAAAAATACTGGACAGCATTGGGTGGACGTAATACACCCGCTGGTGAAGTATTCACTTATGATGCTTCGAATATCAGGCTAAGGGAATTGGTTTTCACTTATACAATACCACAAAGAAGTATTGAGAAAACTAAATTGAAGGGTGCAACAGTATCTCTTACAGGACGGAACCTATTCTTCTTCAAGAATTCAGCCGGTGGTTTTGACCCTGAATTAGTAGTATCTACAGATAAAGGATCAATTGGAACAGAATCTTTCTGTTTGCCGTATTCCCGGACAATTGGTATTAACCTAAGCCTGAATTTTTAA
- a CDS encoding SusD/RagB family nutrient-binding outer membrane lipoprotein — translation MKKNNTGFNFLMVLSTLVLFSSCTKDFEEINTDKTKIEVLAPKQLDKLFSTAEYAGITNTDQWAGGYQLIVSLATDQQAQFFSCTQINFPSDRNAQVGRWIQGGWGAFLQGATTLAEILKQTGPESPIPDPLREAVAKIWKVYIFMPMTDDFGPIPYSQVGSGEDVILYDSQESIYMDFFKILTEATAVLSQNTGKKAFATGDVIYEGDLDKWLKLGNSLRLRAAMRVSKVVPDIAKTQAEAAVAAPGGLMTDNADNAFMHPTPPNYLNPLGVISEWGEFRMSAAMESTLKGYQDPRIGAYFSPAEATGLYKGIRNGLSIVQMAVTENTNPYNSNVPPRFRNAANVSEPHALMVAAETWFNLAEAAVNGWNTGGLSAKVCYENGIKASMAQWAVTIPAGYLESTKTPQALGDIYNTPAMSDIPVAFGATPEVQREQIATQKWLALYPSMSPEAWAEFRRTGYPRLFPRLNNENPDASTDQASMKRLIFPPDEQTINKGGYESGLQLLGGPDKTSTLLWWDK, via the coding sequence ATGAAAAAAAACAATACAGGGTTTAATTTTCTAATGGTCCTTTCTACATTGGTGCTTTTCTCCTCATGTACGAAAGACTTTGAAGAAATCAACACCGATAAAACAAAAATTGAAGTTCTGGCACCAAAGCAATTGGATAAATTGTTTAGTACAGCTGAGTATGCCGGTATTACGAATACAGACCAGTGGGCTGGCGGATACCAATTGATTGTATCCCTTGCAACTGATCAGCAGGCACAATTCTTTTCCTGCACACAGATTAACTTCCCCAGTGACCGTAATGCGCAGGTAGGCCGGTGGATCCAGGGCGGTTGGGGTGCATTCCTCCAGGGAGCCACCACGCTTGCTGAGATCTTAAAACAGACTGGTCCTGAATCTCCAATACCAGATCCATTAAGGGAAGCTGTTGCAAAAATCTGGAAGGTCTACATCTTTATGCCGATGACCGATGATTTTGGTCCTATTCCTTATTCGCAGGTGGGAAGTGGTGAGGATGTTATTTTATACGACAGCCAGGAATCCATATATATGGACTTCTTCAAAATACTTACTGAAGCAACGGCTGTCCTGAGCCAGAATACTGGTAAAAAAGCCTTTGCCACCGGTGACGTGATTTATGAAGGTGACCTTGACAAATGGCTGAAACTGGGTAACAGTTTGCGCTTAAGGGCAGCCATGCGGGTATCTAAGGTGGTGCCGGATATTGCTAAAACACAGGCTGAGGCTGCAGTAGCTGCACCGGGTGGCCTGATGACAGACAATGCTGATAATGCCTTTATGCACCCAACTCCTCCAAACTACCTTAACCCACTTGGAGTAATTTCAGAATGGGGTGAGTTCAGGATGAGTGCCGCTATGGAAAGTACCTTGAAAGGCTACCAGGATCCAAGGATCGGTGCTTACTTTTCACCAGCAGAAGCAACCGGATTGTATAAAGGTATCCGGAATGGTCTGAGTATCGTTCAGATGGCTGTTACGGAAAATACCAATCCATATAATAGTAATGTTCCGCCACGTTTCAGGAATGCTGCCAATGTTTCAGAACCACATGCCCTGATGGTTGCTGCTGAAACCTGGTTCAATCTGGCAGAAGCTGCTGTGAATGGCTGGAATACAGGTGGACTCTCTGCTAAGGTTTGTTATGAAAATGGTATTAAGGCATCAATGGCGCAGTGGGCAGTTACTATTCCTGCAGGCTACCTGGAAAGCACAAAAACACCACAGGCATTAGGAGATATTTATAATACTCCGGCCATGTCTGATATCCCGGTTGCCTTTGGTGCGACACCTGAAGTACAACGCGAACAAATTGCCACACAAAAATGGCTGGCCTTATATCCATCCATGAGTCCCGAAGCCTGGGCAGAGTTCCGCCGGACTGGTTACCCAAGACTATTCCCGAGGTTGAACAATGAGAACCCTGATGCTTCTACAGACCAGGCAAGTATGAAGCGGTTGATCTTCCCTCCAGATGAGCAGACGATCAATAAAGGCGGTTATGAATCAGGTTTACAACTATTGGGTGGACCTGATAAAACAAGTACACTGCTTTGGTGGGATAAGTAA
- a CDS encoding VCBS repeat-containing protein, with translation MKKNWILLFLPAFLINSCSNKTNTLFTELDKDDTNIDFRNLVVEDESLNISQYIYFYNGAGVAVGDINNDGLEDIFFAGNMVKNRLFLNKGNFKFENITVQSHVAEKQGWCTGTSMVDINQDGFLDIYICRSADQDPEKRKNLLYVNNGDLTFTEEGEKYGLADNGFSTHAAFFDFDKDGDLDCFVLNHSVAKYSVGVAENPELRKERNHDYEDRLYRNDNGHFQDISEQAGIVSNALNFGLGVVVSDFNNDGWPDMYVSNDFDESDYFYINNKNGTFSESFSKCMQVSSLNTMGLDAADFNNDGLSDIVTLDMLPETNYLQKTHAGSNNFDKTNFLISKGFQPQFSQNTLQKNNGDGTFSEIAQLAGISNTDWSWSALFCDFDGDTNKDLFVGNGFVKDFSDHDFINFSADKLARAKKDGAGVPIKKILEEMPTLKISNYIFRNNGNGTFANNTSEWGLNKPILSYGAAYADLDNDGDMDLVLNNTDDYASIYKNNSRTTLKNNYIQFKLEGATPNRNGIGTKLKIYSKGQIFYQEQFPVRGYQSSVDLRLNFGLGQINKIDSLVVVWPNDKYEVITDLALNQLHILKQVDATGNYNYVLPPQPALMTTSVIGNIKHSENAFNDFTVQRLLPNYLSREGPAVSVADINKDGMNDIFFGNGRGHASKLFYQVSDGNFKPAPIPVLQKDSSAEVTASVFFDADQDGDMDLYIGHGGYEFEERDSAFQDRLFINDGKVGFTERNLPPLLFSKGCIQPGDIDGDGDLDLFVGGRLVPGKYPLPAPSRILINDGKGFFSDVTNSIAPSFDTLGMVTAAAWIDLNNDQKKELVIAGEWMPIKVYSLVNGKLSDVSANYIHFGSSGWWNRISVADMDNDGDEDLIVGNTGTNTQFHVTEKEPISIVYNDFDKNGSIDPILFYYIQGINYPAFSRDEMSDQLPGIKKTFLTYKSYASAKMDDLFTKEQLSESHTIKAELMETIYLENKGNDLALHKLPLEAQYAPVYGIVTADFNGDEIKDILLVGSNTWTRVRFGRYTANHGTILLGDKSGNFKYVPQTTSGLKLEGNIRAASLIDERNIFLGVNDGNALLLKIGK, from the coding sequence ATGAAAAAAAATTGGATCCTGCTGTTTCTCCCTGCTTTTCTGATAAACAGTTGCAGTAATAAAACCAATACACTTTTTACCGAACTGGATAAAGATGATACCAATATCGATTTCCGAAACCTAGTAGTTGAAGATGAATCCCTGAACATTTCACAATACATTTATTTTTATAATGGTGCAGGGGTAGCAGTGGGTGATATTAATAATGATGGGCTGGAAGATATTTTTTTTGCAGGAAATATGGTGAAGAACAGGCTATTCCTGAATAAAGGTAATTTTAAGTTTGAGAACATTACCGTTCAAAGCCATGTTGCAGAAAAGCAGGGCTGGTGTACAGGAACCAGTATGGTGGATATCAACCAGGATGGATTTTTGGATATTTACATTTGCAGAAGTGCTGACCAGGATCCGGAGAAACGGAAAAACCTCCTTTATGTGAACAATGGGGATCTGACTTTTACTGAAGAAGGCGAAAAATATGGACTGGCCGATAATGGATTTTCAACGCATGCCGCCTTCTTTGATTTTGATAAAGACGGTGACCTGGATTGTTTTGTCCTGAATCATTCTGTTGCAAAATATTCAGTTGGCGTTGCCGAGAACCCTGAATTGCGCAAGGAAAGGAACCATGATTATGAAGACCGTCTATACAGGAATGATAATGGTCATTTCCAGGATATCAGTGAACAGGCGGGCATTGTATCAAATGCACTGAATTTTGGCCTGGGTGTTGTAGTTTCTGATTTCAATAACGATGGCTGGCCCGATATGTATGTTTCCAATGATTTTGACGAATCAGATTATTTTTATATCAATAATAAAAACGGCACATTTTCAGAATCATTTTCAAAATGCATGCAAGTATCGTCCCTGAATACCATGGGACTGGATGCTGCCGATTTTAATAATGACGGGCTTAGTGACATCGTGACCCTCGATATGTTGCCAGAGACAAATTATCTGCAGAAAACACATGCGGGCTCAAATAATTTTGACAAGACAAACTTTCTGATCAGCAAAGGATTTCAGCCCCAGTTTAGCCAGAATACCTTGCAAAAAAACAATGGCGACGGTACTTTTTCTGAAATTGCCCAATTAGCCGGAATATCAAATACAGACTGGAGTTGGTCTGCCTTGTTTTGTGATTTTGACGGTGATACCAATAAAGATCTGTTTGTTGGCAATGGTTTTGTCAAAGACTTTTCTGACCATGATTTTATCAATTTTTCTGCCGACAAACTGGCCAGGGCAAAAAAGGACGGCGCTGGTGTACCCATAAAGAAAATCCTTGAAGAAATGCCTACCCTTAAAATTTCAAATTATATTTTCAGGAATAATGGCAATGGAACCTTTGCAAATAATACGAGTGAATGGGGATTAAATAAGCCAATCCTTTCGTATGGGGCGGCATATGCTGACCTGGACAATGATGGTGATATGGACCTTGTCCTTAACAATACGGACGATTATGCATCCATATATAAGAATAACTCAAGGACAACACTTAAGAACAATTATATCCAGTTCAAACTAGAAGGTGCAACGCCGAACAGGAATGGCATAGGAACTAAATTGAAAATTTACAGCAAAGGCCAAATCTTTTACCAGGAGCAGTTTCCTGTGCGCGGGTATCAGTCTTCTGTGGATCTTCGATTGAATTTTGGGCTGGGTCAAATAAACAAAATTGATTCACTGGTGGTGGTTTGGCCAAATGATAAATACGAGGTCATCACAGATCTGGCATTGAATCAGTTGCACATTTTAAAGCAAGTAGATGCCACAGGCAACTATAATTATGTATTGCCACCACAACCTGCTTTAATGACCACCTCCGTTATAGGTAATATTAAGCACAGTGAAAATGCATTCAATGATTTTACAGTTCAACGATTGTTGCCCAATTATCTTTCGAGGGAAGGTCCGGCAGTATCAGTTGCAGATATTAATAAGGATGGCATGAATGATATTTTTTTTGGAAATGGTCGGGGTCATGCTTCCAAATTGTTTTACCAGGTTTCCGATGGCAATTTTAAGCCGGCACCTATTCCGGTTTTGCAAAAGGACTCAAGTGCAGAAGTTACTGCGTCTGTTTTTTTTGATGCAGACCAGGATGGTGATATGGACCTGTATATAGGCCATGGAGGATATGAATTTGAAGAGCGTGATTCAGCATTCCAGGATAGATTATTCATCAATGATGGAAAAGTCGGTTTCACGGAACGAAATTTGCCTCCTCTATTGTTTAGTAAAGGATGTATTCAACCTGGAGATATTGATGGTGATGGCGATCTTGACCTTTTTGTTGGTGGCCGCTTAGTCCCTGGTAAGTATCCATTACCAGCACCATCAAGGATTTTAATAAATGACGGGAAAGGTTTTTTTAGTGATGTAACCAATTCAATTGCGCCTTCATTCGACACCCTTGGTATGGTTACTGCTGCCGCATGGATTGACCTTAACAATGACCAGAAAAAAGAACTGGTTATTGCCGGCGAATGGATGCCCATAAAAGTGTATAGTTTGGTGAATGGCAAATTGTCGGATGTTTCAGCAAACTATATCCACTTTGGGAGTAGTGGCTGGTGGAACAGGATATCAGTTGCTGATATGGATAATGATGGCGATGAAGATCTTATAGTAGGTAACACGGGTACCAATACGCAATTCCATGTTACCGAGAAAGAACCTATTTCTATCGTATATAATGATTTTGATAAAAATGGCTCTATCGATCCCATTCTTTTTTATTATATCCAGGGAATCAATTACCCTGCATTTTCAAGGGATGAAATGTCGGATCAGCTTCCTGGCATCAAAAAAACATTCCTAACGTATAAAAGCTATGCCAGTGCAAAAATGGACGACCTTTTTACGAAGGAGCAGCTTTCAGAAAGCCATACCATCAAGGCTGAGCTGATGGAAACCATTTACCTGGAAAACAAAGGCAATGACCTGGCATTACATAAGTTGCCGTTAGAAGCACAATATGCTCCGGTTTATGGAATTGTGACAGCCGATTTTAATGGTGATGAAATTAAGGATATACTGCTTGTAGGAAGCAATACCTGGACAAGGGTCCGGTTTGGAAGATACACCGCCAACCATGGTACAATATTACTCGGTGACAAATCCGGTAACTTTAAATATGTCCCACAGACTACTAGTGGCCTCAAGCTGGAAGGAAATATCAGGGCGGCTTCATTAATTGATGAAAGGAATATCTTTCTTGGTGTTAACGATGGAAATGCATTGTTATTGAAGATTGGCAAATGA
- a CDS encoding VCBS repeat-containing protein — translation MILRFLPLLFLVIGISACHQASDKLFTKISPSSSNINFKNTLVEDDEFNVLNYPYFYNGGGVAVGDINNDGLADLFFTGNMVKNRLYLNKGQMDFEDITIKSTVADKQGWCTGATMVDINADGWLDIYVCRSADANPVKRQNLLFINNHDNTFTESAEKYGVADNGYSTHAAFFDYDKDNDLDLVVINHSQKEYMQGAQEKPGIRNLVNPDYSTHLYKNDNGHFVNVTDGSGITSNVLTFGLGLAVSDLNNDSWPDLYISNDFNEADYCFINQKNGTFREMSRDMFAYTSLFSMGNDAADINNDGLQDLITLDMLPEGNVLQKMHNGSENFNKFQILFNNGFYKQYSRNMLQLNRGDGSFDEVGQFAGISNTDWSWTPLAADFDDDGNKDIFITNGYVKDYTDMDYIKYNVDIIIEKDRAKQLEMMRKRMDKLPTIKIANYMYKNEGNVRFSNQTFSWGLSEPVISAGAAYADLDNDGDLDIIMNNSNEVASVFRNNLREIKPNTRYLNVKLVGNGMNPFAIGSKVELTTNSGIQVQELMPSKGFQSSVDYTLHFGIPPTDSIRAIKVFWSAGQVSSVVSPGSNKTISLNIKEASTDTLQNSPDLIKRLISFVDTLPFKHTENTYNDFTQQGLLPQWFSRQGPAMAKGDINGDKTEDIFIGGAKGQAGTFFLQNKAGGFIKHADQSVAGDAAYEDITAAIFDADGDGDNDLFIGSGGYELQPNDPLLQNRLYINNGNGVFTKLTGALPQDFINDNAVVAADFNNDGYIDLFNGGFCVPGKYPESSGSQLLLNDGKGHFTNQNSKWLNGFDSLNLVTAATAADINKDGQQDLVIAGHFMGIELWLNKKGHFEMDSSFVSGIGHGLYNTIISNDVDDDGDMDIIAGNQGLNNQYITSASEPMEMYYSDFDNNGTQEAVLAYYIDHKLWPIYSQDDLMQQIPSYNKRFLFYSDYAKADMKAIFGDKLNTAKHYTASAMSSVVLENNGKQFVLHELPGPAQWYPIYSITVADVNGDGKKDIITGGNQSYSRIKFGAYGCGKGDVLINIGGFDFARMAPKQAGLNISGDIRNAVLTGRKIIFGINDQQPLVFHIGE, via the coding sequence ATGATCCTGCGATTTCTCCCCCTTCTTTTTTTGGTTATAGGAATAAGTGCTTGCCACCAGGCAAGCGATAAATTATTCACTAAGATTTCTCCATCAAGTTCGAATATTAATTTTAAGAATACCCTTGTTGAAGATGATGAGTTTAATGTGCTGAACTATCCGTATTTCTATAACGGCGGAGGTGTTGCGGTTGGTGATATCAATAATGATGGCCTGGCTGACCTGTTTTTTACGGGAAATATGGTGAAGAACCGGTTGTACCTCAATAAAGGCCAAATGGACTTTGAAGATATTACCATTAAAAGCACGGTGGCTGACAAGCAGGGCTGGTGCACGGGTGCAACCATGGTGGATATTAACGCTGATGGCTGGCTTGATATTTATGTTTGCCGGAGTGCAGATGCCAACCCGGTTAAAAGGCAGAACCTGCTTTTTATCAATAACCACGATAATACTTTTACCGAGTCTGCAGAAAAATATGGCGTTGCAGATAATGGCTATAGCACCCATGCAGCATTTTTCGATTATGACAAGGACAATGACCTTGACCTTGTCGTGATCAACCATAGCCAGAAAGAATATATGCAGGGCGCACAGGAAAAACCCGGGATCCGGAATTTGGTCAATCCTGATTATAGTACCCACCTCTACAAAAACGATAATGGCCATTTTGTGAATGTTACTGATGGATCCGGGATCACATCCAATGTCCTGACCTTTGGCCTGGGTCTTGCTGTTAGCGACCTGAACAACGACAGCTGGCCAGATTTGTATATCAGCAATGATTTTAATGAAGCCGATTACTGTTTCATCAACCAGAAGAATGGAACTTTCAGGGAAATGAGCAGGGATATGTTTGCGTATACCAGTTTGTTTAGTATGGGGAATGACGCGGCTGATATTAACAATGATGGCCTGCAGGACCTGATCACCCTCGATATGTTACCTGAGGGTAATGTGTTGCAAAAAATGCACAATGGTTCTGAGAACTTTAATAAATTCCAGATACTGTTTAATAATGGTTTCTATAAACAATACAGCAGGAATATGCTGCAATTGAATCGTGGTGATGGTAGTTTTGATGAAGTTGGCCAGTTCGCAGGAATCAGCAACACAGACTGGAGCTGGACGCCATTGGCCGCTGATTTCGATGATGATGGCAATAAAGACATATTCATCACCAATGGTTATGTTAAGGACTACACAGACATGGATTATATCAAGTATAATGTGGATATCATCATTGAGAAGGACCGGGCAAAACAATTGGAGATGATGCGGAAAAGGATGGACAAACTGCCAACGATCAAGATTGCTAACTACATGTATAAAAATGAAGGCAATGTCAGGTTTTCCAACCAAACCTTTTCCTGGGGATTAAGTGAACCGGTTATAAGTGCCGGTGCAGCCTATGCGGACCTGGACAATGATGGTGATCTCGACATCATCATGAACAACAGCAATGAAGTTGCCAGTGTATTCCGGAATAATCTACGTGAAATAAAACCCAATACCCGATACCTGAATGTTAAGTTGGTGGGTAATGGCATGAACCCCTTCGCAATTGGTTCAAAGGTTGAATTAACGACTAACTCGGGTATCCAGGTCCAGGAGCTGATGCCTTCAAAAGGTTTCCAGTCCAGCGTTGATTATACCCTCCACTTTGGAATTCCTCCAACGGATTCAATAAGAGCAATTAAAGTATTTTGGAGTGCAGGCCAGGTATCATCTGTTGTATCCCCGGGAAGTAATAAAACGATCAGCCTCAATATCAAAGAGGCTTCCACTGACACCCTACAAAACAGCCCCGATTTAATTAAACGGTTGATTTCCTTTGTGGATACACTCCCATTTAAGCATACTGAAAACACGTATAATGACTTTACACAACAGGGATTATTGCCACAATGGTTCAGCAGGCAAGGCCCGGCCATGGCCAAAGGTGATATCAATGGCGACAAAACGGAGGATATTTTTATAGGCGGCGCTAAGGGTCAGGCCGGCACTTTTTTCCTTCAGAATAAAGCTGGCGGATTCATTAAACATGCTGATCAGTCAGTTGCAGGGGATGCTGCTTATGAAGATATAACGGCAGCCATTTTTGATGCAGATGGTGATGGTGATAATGACCTGTTCATTGGCAGTGGTGGTTACGAACTTCAGCCGAACGATCCTTTATTGCAAAACAGGCTATATATTAACAACGGTAATGGCGTATTCACAAAATTGACTGGCGCCTTACCACAGGATTTTATTAACGATAATGCTGTAGTTGCTGCTGATTTTAATAATGATGGCTATATAGACCTTTTTAATGGCGGGTTTTGTGTACCTGGAAAATACCCGGAATCAAGCGGTTCACAATTGTTGCTGAATGATGGTAAAGGCCATTTCACAAATCAAAATAGCAAATGGCTGAATGGATTTGATTCCCTTAACCTGGTAACTGCGGCAACGGCTGCCGATATCAATAAAGATGGGCAACAGGACCTGGTTATTGCAGGGCATTTTATGGGTATAGAATTATGGCTGAATAAAAAAGGTCATTTTGAAATGGATAGCAGCTTTGTAAGTGGCATTGGTCATGGATTATACAATACCATTATTTCAAACGATGTGGATGATGATGGTGATATGGATATCATTGCCGGTAACCAGGGCCTGAATAACCAGTACATTACCAGCGCTTCTGAGCCTATGGAAATGTATTACAGCGACTTCGATAATAACGGAACCCAGGAAGCGGTTTTAGCTTATTATATTGATCATAAATTATGGCCCATCTATAGCCAGGATGATTTAATGCAACAGATTCCTTCTTATAATAAACGGTTTCTTTTTTATAGCGATTATGCAAAAGCAGATATGAAAGCCATCTTTGGTGATAAATTGAATACTGCCAAGCATTATACGGCATCAGCGATGAGCAGTGTTGTATTGGAAAATAATGGAAAACAATTTGTACTCCATGAATTGCCAGGTCCGGCGCAATGGTATCCTATTTATAGTATCACTGTTGCAGATGTAAATGGAGATGGGAAAAAGGACATTATTACCGGTGGAAACCAGTCCTATTCCAGGATTAAATTTGGTGCCTATGGTTGTGGTAAAGGCGATGTGTTGATCAATATTGGCGGGTTTGATTTTGCGAGAATGGCGCCAAAGCAGGCAGGGCTGAACATTTCTGGAGATATCAGGAATGCTGTATTAACTGGCCGTAAAATTATTTTTGGCATCAATGACCAACAGCCACTTGTGTTCCATATAGGCGAATAG